In a genomic window of Lacrimispora sp. BS-2:
- a CDS encoding leucine-rich repeat protein codes for MKRKHVRGKGVWRAAASIMAAVVLTTAIPLNLPVYGEELVKEQESQEPDEGVTDTGDESNEGELVEEKETQESEETVADSENDSTEESKETDEKDHSEPEDDKPEESRAEENQPEEGQTDKGQPEESQTEENQTEKEKADENQQNENETKPENESPVTDDALTGNVDGEQNKPLDQAVSTKMVRVAVSSDDFVINGKGVITEYNGNDMVVDIPSEINDVIVIGIGDGVFEYSDIERVSIPDTIKTIGDDAFSCSFSLESVSFYGNVPSIGNNAFYQCGEGTDGLTFHCPSNLESEYFEALAEWLYDENGNNALEGDLDLYEGDTPSVPQPEDYLDAVEDSSSGGVIIKGLKSGSKETSITIPETLNGKNVTQIKAGAFKNNTKIKTVTIEAGITSIGDGTFNGCSSLETITFPDTLTSIGNEAFYNCKKLKDVTFPDTLSGIGSKAFYNCQNLTGVTFPGSLKAIGSNAFYQCLALERADLSQTEIMVIAQNTFESCQVLSEVVLPEGLETIEQYAFFKCNAITEITLPQSLKRIGQGAFQYAHLTKVEIPAGVGLIGDKEFAAEAFWCDGLKEINVSEDNPSYADVDGVLYTKDKKTLLYYPNGREDTIYKILEGAEEISGYAFKVPAGQRPDNWDSTKGDNLNTIVFPATLKKVGNGAFAQRTLDSMTITPNIEWGTYVLDNCKVKTIEIAEGVTEIPDNFFYGATGFQELTLPASLKRIGNRAFDRFPLESIELPAGLEEIGVEAFECSKLTGIKIPKTVKTIGDRAFYLNKNLKDVVFEEGSALKNTGAFTFNSCSELETITLPYGVEVIDNGCFSSCDSLEYVGIPSTVTTLGDFAFSGSGIRTMELTDSIRYMGTGVFRNSFLEYIKLPASLETMGTCTFEWCRDLEKVIFPDNMKLKNLPSDTFFYCTNLAGLTLPASIARTEPCSLSYCESLKKVEYKNKNLQRSVFDCFAINLNSYFGYGEWDEGTNYGLYIPADTTISTKNGFTVNTDITTITTPEADKTEDLYNEVMSYTNESDGTKTRSASAATANCGCAGGGGIFKYTATISPKFNYVVTQGQDSGGKDDNQNPSNPKDNENGTNPGDTPSGNMPSKNTSSEKSSSEDIISRTGANASLPVNVTGGPSTTRSDGKSPAAGSWAMDGKGWKFNYTADRTSALGWEYVTWNGVSGWYYFNKEGYMLIGWIEDNGRKYYLDRPGAAVQGQMAEGWKLLDGKWYYFNAVSDGVRGALLTDTVTPDGYRVGADGSWNGL; via the coding sequence ATGAAAAGAAAACATGTGAGAGGCAAGGGAGTATGGAGAGCAGCAGCCTCCATAATGGCGGCAGTAGTCCTTACAACAGCGATCCCTTTAAATCTGCCTGTTTATGGGGAGGAACTGGTAAAGGAACAGGAAAGTCAGGAGCCTGACGAAGGGGTTACTGATACAGGTGACGAAAGTAATGAAGGGGAGCTGGTAGAGGAAAAGGAAACTCAAGAATCCGAAGAAACGGTTGCTGATTCAGAGAACGACAGCACGGAAGAGAGTAAGGAAACGGACGAGAAAGACCATAGCGAGCCGGAGGATGACAAGCCGGAAGAAAGTCGGGCGGAAGAAAATCAGCCGGAAGAGGGCCAGACGGATAAAGGTCAGCCGGAAGAAAGTCAGACGGAAGAAAACCAGACAGAAAAAGAGAAAGCGGACGAAAATCAGCAAAATGAGAATGAAACAAAGCCGGAAAATGAAAGCCCAGTGACAGATGACGCTCTGACAGGAAATGTGGATGGAGAGCAGAATAAGCCGTTGGACCAGGCTGTATCGACTAAAATGGTACGGGTTGCTGTATCAAGCGATGATTTTGTGATCAACGGAAAAGGTGTGATCACCGAGTACAATGGAAATGATATGGTTGTGGATATACCGTCAGAAATTAATGACGTAATCGTGATAGGGATTGGAGATGGTGTTTTTGAATATTCTGACATTGAAAGAGTATCCATACCTGATACGATTAAAACAATAGGAGATGATGCTTTTTCATGCAGTTTTTCTCTGGAATCGGTTTCTTTTTATGGCAATGTACCTTCCATTGGTAATAACGCGTTTTATCAATGTGGTGAGGGAACCGACGGCCTAACGTTCCATTGTCCAAGCAACTTAGAGAGTGAATATTTTGAGGCATTAGCAGAGTGGCTATATGACGAGAACGGTAATAATGCACTTGAAGGTGACCTTGACCTATATGAAGGCGATACACCTTCCGTTCCACAACCAGAGGATTATCTGGATGCAGTGGAAGATTCATCATCCGGCGGAGTGATTATCAAAGGGTTAAAATCCGGAAGCAAGGAAACTTCTATCACGATTCCAGAAACCCTCAATGGAAAAAATGTTACGCAGATTAAAGCCGGAGCATTTAAGAATAATACAAAAATTAAAACGGTAACCATAGAAGCAGGAATAACCTCCATTGGAGATGGGACGTTTAACGGCTGCAGCAGTCTGGAGACAATCACATTCCCTGACACGCTGACAAGTATCGGTAATGAAGCATTTTATAACTGTAAGAAACTAAAAGATGTAACATTCCCCGACACGCTATCCGGTATCGGCAGTAAGGCTTTTTATAACTGTCAGAATCTAACCGGTGTAACTTTCCCTGGAAGTCTGAAAGCGATCGGAAGTAATGCTTTCTATCAGTGTCTTGCTCTTGAACGTGCCGACTTAAGTCAGACGGAAATAATGGTCATAGCTCAAAATACATTTGAAAGCTGCCAAGTTTTATCGGAGGTGGTACTGCCGGAAGGTCTGGAGACAATTGAACAGTACGCTTTCTTCAAATGTAATGCTATTACAGAGATCACTCTGCCCCAGAGCCTTAAGAGAATTGGCCAGGGAGCATTCCAGTATGCCCATTTGACAAAGGTGGAGATCCCGGCAGGTGTAGGGTTGATTGGGGATAAAGAATTTGCTGCCGAGGCATTCTGGTGTGATGGACTTAAAGAAATAAATGTAAGTGAAGATAATCCGTCCTATGCGGATGTAGATGGCGTGCTTTACACCAAGGATAAGAAAACATTGCTTTATTATCCCAATGGAAGGGAAGATACTATATATAAAATCCTGGAGGGCGCAGAGGAAATCAGCGGATACGCATTTAAGGTTCCAGCAGGACAGAGACCTGACAACTGGGATTCCACCAAAGGCGACAATCTGAATACGATCGTATTTCCTGCCACCCTTAAGAAGGTTGGAAACGGAGCATTTGCCCAGAGGACATTAGACAGCATGACTATTACGCCAAATATAGAATGGGGAACCTATGTGCTTGACAACTGTAAGGTAAAGACCATTGAAATTGCTGAAGGCGTAACAGAAATCCCAGATAACTTTTTCTATGGTGCAACCGGATTTCAGGAGCTTACCCTTCCCGCATCTTTAAAGCGGATTGGAAACAGAGCCTTTGACAGGTTCCCGTTGGAGAGCATTGAACTGCCGGCTGGCCTGGAAGAAATTGGAGTGGAGGCATTTGAATGCAGCAAACTGACCGGCATAAAGATTCCAAAAACCGTAAAGACCATTGGAGACCGTGCATTTTATCTGAATAAAAACCTTAAAGATGTGGTATTTGAAGAGGGTTCTGCTTTAAAGAATACAGGGGCATTTACGTTCAACTCCTGTTCAGAGCTGGAAACCATAACGCTGCCTTACGGGGTAGAAGTCATAGATAACGGCTGTTTCAGCAGCTGCGATTCTCTGGAATATGTGGGAATTCCATCTACGGTAACCACACTGGGAGATTTTGCTTTTTCAGGAAGCGGCATCCGAACCATGGAATTGACAGATAGCATCCGGTATATGGGAACCGGTGTTTTCCGCAACAGTTTCTTAGAGTATATAAAACTGCCGGCATCGCTGGAGACCATGGGTACCTGCACTTTTGAATGGTGCCGGGATCTGGAAAAAGTAATCTTCCCGGATAATATGAAGTTAAAAAATCTTCCTTCTGACACATTTTTCTACTGTACAAATCTTGCCGGCCTTACCTTACCGGCCAGCATTGCCAGGACGGAGCCTTGCTCCCTGTCATACTGTGAAAGTCTGAAAAAAGTGGAGTATAAAAATAAAAATTTACAAAGGTCCGTTTTTGATTGCTTTGCAATTAATTTAAACAGTTATTTTGGATATGGAGAGTGGGATGAAGGCACAAACTATGGCTTATACATTCCGGCAGACACTACCATTTCTACGAAAAACGGATTTACAGTTAATACAGATATTACAACCATTACAACTCCAGAGGCAGATAAAACGGAGGATCTCTACAATGAGGTCATGAGTTACACAAATGAATCCGACGGCACAAAGACCAGAAGTGCATCTGCTGCTACGGCGAACTGTGGGTGTGCAGGAGGAGGCGGTATTTTCAAGTATACAGCGACCATAAGCCCTAAATTCAACTATGTTGTTACCCAGGGTCAGGATTCGGGCGGTAAAGATGATAACCAAAATCCTTCCAATCCTAAAGATAATGAAAACGGGACGAATCCTGGTGATACGCCTTCTGGAAATATGCCTTCTAAAAATACATCCTCTGAAAAGTCATCTTCTGAAGACATAATTTCAAGAACAGGAGCAAATGCAAGCCTCCCTGTTAACGTGACCGGCGGACCTAGCACCACACGTTCTGATGGAAAATCTCCGGCGGCAGGTTCCTGGGCAATGGATGGGAAGGGTTGGAAGTTTAACTATACAGCCGACCGGACCAGTGCCTTGGGTTGGGAATATGTTACCTGGAATGGTGTTTCTGGTTGGTATTATTTTAACAAAGAAGGTTATATGCTGATCGGCTGGATAGAAGATAATGGAAGAAAATATTATCTTGACCGGCCGGGAGCGGCTGTTCAGGGACAGATGGCCGAAGGCTGGAAACTGCTGGACGGAAAATGGTACTATTTTAATGCGGTTTCAGATGGAGTCAGAGGTGCCCTGCTTACGGATACCGTGACTCCTGATGGATACAGAGTGGGAGCGGATGGTTCCTGGAATGGGTTATAA
- a CDS encoding transglutaminase domain-containing protein — MNFQFLSFLPILASLIIMAPIAESPAVTQEIPSLISQWEDTFPSPVAVIQLPKGLSDDSIFDLIDNYEINCASFPCEASDLSFTSLSEKGDFGTYEIRLSMQASEDSLNTAADSLSFAMIQMAEDVRRTAPSSLPQDLLNTAFQKVSGNASYDYALASLSGTGRMAEFMHFDRTAYGALVTKNTVCTGYSRALKGICDQLGIPCWVIIGTKKGIAHSWNAVKLGDQTSYIDCTAAAVGELEFDPFLFDKALADRYQYSPALYSIPPWESGSR, encoded by the coding sequence ATGAATTTTCAATTTTTATCTTTCCTGCCCATTTTAGCTTCCCTGATTATAATGGCCCCAATCGCCGAATCCCCAGCCGTAACCCAGGAAATTCCCAGCCTGATTTCCCAATGGGAAGATACTTTCCCTTCTCCGGTTGCTGTGATACAGCTGCCCAAAGGATTGTCTGATGATTCCATTTTTGATCTCATTGACAACTACGAGATAAACTGCGCTTCCTTTCCCTGTGAAGCCTCTGACCTAAGTTTTACCTCCCTGTCGGAGAAGGGGGATTTCGGCACCTATGAAATCCGGTTATCCATGCAGGCCTCTGAAGATTCGCTTAATACAGCGGCAGACAGCCTTTCTTTTGCAATGATCCAAATGGCGGAAGACGTACGCCGTACTGCCCCATCGAGCCTGCCTCAGGATCTTCTTAACACAGCTTTCCAGAAGGTATCCGGCAATGCTTCCTACGATTACGCCCTTGCCTCCCTTTCCGGTACCGGCCGCATGGCGGAATTTATGCACTTTGACCGTACTGCTTATGGCGCCCTGGTTACCAAAAATACTGTCTGCACCGGCTACTCCAGAGCGCTGAAAGGAATATGTGACCAGCTGGGAATCCCCTGTTGGGTCATAATCGGTACAAAAAAAGGAATCGCACACAGTTGGAATGCCGTTAAACTGGGCGACCAGACTTCCTATATAGACTGTACCGCTGCCGCCGTGGGAGAACTGGAATTCGATCCTTTCCTGTTTGACAAGGCACTGGCTGACCGATATCAATACTCTCCCGCCTTATATTCCATCCCGCCGTGGGAGTCGGGGAGCCGATGA
- a CDS encoding 2-hydroxyacid dehydrogenase, with protein sequence MNIVLLESLGIPDCLLNEYAKPLTDAGHCFTSYPKDTDPEVQIQRAKQADVIMIANMPLPGQVISACEHLKFIDVAFTGVDHVDLEAARKRGIKVSNAAGYSTEAVAELTICMMLSLLRNVPQVEARCREGKTKDGLIGCEIMGKTVGIIGAGAIGTRTAELCSAFGCKVLGYKRRLTGSEPSFIEFVSLDELLSRSDIVSLHCPLNDDSRHLINRDTIAKMKKGAYLINAARGPVVDSNALAEALNNGYLSGAGIDVFETEPPLDPEHPLLKSKNTIVTPHVAFASVQSMEARAKIVFDNIKNWMEGCQSNIIL encoded by the coding sequence ATGAACATCGTACTATTAGAATCCCTGGGCATCCCGGACTGCCTTTTAAATGAATACGCAAAGCCTCTGACGGATGCCGGTCACTGCTTCACCTCCTATCCGAAGGATACGGATCCAGAAGTCCAGATTCAACGGGCCAAACAGGCAGATGTCATCATGATTGCCAACATGCCTCTGCCCGGGCAGGTAATATCCGCCTGTGAGCATTTAAAATTCATAGATGTTGCATTTACAGGTGTTGACCACGTAGACCTGGAAGCAGCAAGAAAAAGAGGAATCAAGGTCAGCAATGCAGCCGGATACTCCACCGAAGCCGTGGCAGAGCTTACGATCTGCATGATGCTCTCTCTTCTTCGCAATGTGCCCCAGGTGGAAGCCCGGTGCAGGGAAGGGAAAACAAAGGACGGCCTGATAGGCTGCGAGATTATGGGAAAAACAGTGGGCATCATAGGCGCCGGCGCGATTGGTACAAGGACTGCCGAACTCTGTTCCGCCTTTGGCTGTAAGGTTCTTGGATACAAACGGCGTCTGACCGGGAGCGAGCCTTCATTTATTGAATTCGTATCCCTTGACGAGCTGTTATCCCGTTCTGACATTGTAAGCCTTCATTGTCCTTTAAACGATGATTCCCGCCATTTAATAAACCGGGACACCATTGCCAAAATGAAAAAGGGCGCATACTTAATCAACGCTGCAAGAGGGCCTGTTGTGGATTCCAATGCCTTGGCTGAAGCGTTAAATAACGGCTATCTTTCCGGTGCCGGAATCGATGTCTTTGAGACAGAACCTCCCCTTGATCCGGAACATCCCCTTCTTAAAAGCAAGAATACCATCGTTACCCCTCACGTGGCCTTTGCCTCGGTGCAATCCATGGAGGCCCGGGCAAAAATCGTTTTTGACAACATTAAAAATTGGATGGAAGGCTGTCAGTCAAACATCATTCTTTAA
- a CDS encoding rubredoxin-like domain-containing protein yields the protein MKLFRCTVCGYVYEGETPPEKCPKCKMGAEKFEELSDEDAERIYRSDRTNAIHMEIITLAEKIIALSKEGIEDNLDPKCVSAFTQAKDEAWVIKQRSKTELAGHMKLGKY from the coding sequence ATGAAGCTGTTTCGATGTACAGTATGTGGCTATGTTTATGAAGGAGAGACCCCACCGGAAAAATGTCCAAAATGTAAAATGGGTGCAGAGAAATTTGAGGAGCTCAGTGACGAAGATGCTGAGAGAATCTATCGCTCTGACCGGACCAATGCCATTCATATGGAAATCATCACATTGGCAGAAAAAATCATTGCATTAAGTAAGGAAGGTATTGAGGATAATTTAGATCCTAAATGTGTATCCGCTTTTACCCAGGCAAAGGATGAAGCATGGGTAATTAAACAAAGATCAAAAACAGAACTTGCAGGACATATGAAACTGGGAAAATATTAA